Proteins encoded together in one Salmo trutta chromosome 3, fSalTru1.1, whole genome shotgun sequence window:
- the LOC115189374 gene encoding zinc finger and BTB domain-containing protein 7B-like isoform X2: MSPGEDGLIGIPFPEHSSEILFRLNAQRRAGLLCDLTLTSRGARYPTHRSVMAAVSLYFRGLFGAEEGAEAGGEAGGGGGFSVCQLDCVAPDALDALLEFAYTATLTIRSSGMRDVLRGAQLLGIQCVVDACRDILGETAGEVEWETGEERVQAERERRVERGMKKGSRRKIDRRRVTKVESSHHQPLPHRPNINTHQHPSTPPPHPSPVQDGAHSHPSTRPPSPEQDEHPPTTGQNGERKQGRDAGRGSTAVNGGVHWPQERLLAPHPPLPLSDDRLSEDEEEMEGVGNGGVPSFTSVPLAEQGVATGAGGGGRKRKSQTPQQCPVCQKIIHGAGKLPRHMRTHTGEKPFECSTCGVRFTRNDKLKIHMRKHTGERPYPCPHCPARFLHSYDLKNHLSLHSGARPFECPLCHKAFAREDHLQRHRKGLSCLEVRTRARPRRGPGADHGEEGRKARGGGRGYSPDQLDPLENLALQPHASAFHPRAGMVGLGDGAGAGGQMVFQEEADREQAIALLGPHRLPYPGLLWRGLELGVRGVEGEEAGGGHSPALQHARWEEEAEEEAEEDEEDE; encoded by the exons ATGTCTCCAGGAGAGGACGGTCTGATCGGGATTCCCTTCCCAGAGCACAGCAGCGAGATCCTGTTCCGCCTCAACGCCCAGCGCAGGGCGGGGCTACTCTGTGACCTCACCCTGACCTCGCGCGGTGCCCGCTACCCCACCCACCGCTCCGTCATGGCTGCCGTCAGCCTCTACTTCCGCGGGCTGTTTGGGGCGGAGGAGGGGGCGGAGGCAGGGGGTGAggcggggggaggaggagggttcaGTGTGTGCCAGCTGGACTGTGTAGCGCCCGATGCCCTGGATGCCCTGCTGGAGTTTGCCTACACGGCCACCCTGACCATCCGCAGCTCTGGCATGAGAGACGTGTTGAGAGGAGCTCAGTTACTGGGGATCCAGTGTGTGGTTGATGCCTGTAGAGACATCCTGGGGGAGACGGCGGGGGAGGTAGAGTgggagacgggggaggagagggtacaggcggagagggagagaagggtggagagggggatgaagaaAGGCTCCCGGAGGAAGATAGACAGACGGAGAGTCACCAAGGTGGAGTCATCGCACCACCAGCCACTGCCTCATCGCCCCAACATCAACACACACCagcacccctccactcctcctccacaCCCCTCACCTGTTCAAGACGGGGCCCACTCTCATCCCTCCACCCGACCCCCCAGCCCTGAGCAGGATGAACACCCCCCCACCACGGGACAGAACGGGGAGCGGAAGCAGGGCAGGGATGCAGGGAGGGGGAGTACAGCAGTCAACGGAGGGGTGCACTGGCCTCAGGAGCGCCTCCtcgccccccacccccctctccccctctcagacGACAGGCTGTCAGAAGacgaggaggagatggagggagtgggGAACGGTGGGGTGCCCAGCTTTACTTCCGTCCCCCTGGCAGAGCAAGGGGTGGCCACGGGGGcaggaggagggggtaggaagAGGAAGTCTCAGACCCCCCAGCAGTGTCCTGTCTGTCAGAAGATCATCCACGGAGCAGGGAAGCTACCCAGACACATGAGAACACACACCGGGGAGAAACCATTCGAGTGCTCTACCTGCGGGGTCCGCTTTACCAG GAATGACAAGTTGAAGATCCACATGCGTAAACACACAGGGGAGCGTCCGTACCCTTGCCCCCACTGCCCCGCCCGCTTCCTGCATTCCTACGACCTGAAGAACCACCTGTCTCTCCATAGCGGGGCGCGCCCCTTTGAGTGCCCGCTCTGCCACAAGGCCTTTGCCCGCGAGGACCACCTCCAGCGCCACCGCAAGGGCCTCAGCTGCCTGGAGGTCCGTACCCGGGCACGGCCGAGGCGCGGGCCTGGGGCTGACCACGGGGAAGAGGGCAGAAAGgctagaggaggaggaagagggtatTCTCCAGACCAACTCGACCCGCTGGAGAATCTGGCCCTGCAGCCCCACGCCTCAGCATTCCACCCCCGTGCTGGGATGGTTGGCctgggggatggggctggggctggaggtCAAATGGTGTTCCAGGAGGAGGCTGACAGGGAGCAAGCTATAGCCCTCCTAGGGCCTCACAGGTTACCCTACCCTGGTCTGCTGTGGAGAGGCCTGGAGCTGGGggtgagaggggtggagggggaggaggctgGCGGGGGCCACTCTCCTGCACTTCAGCATGCAAGAtgggaggaggaggcagaggaggaggcagaggaggatgaggaggacgagtga
- the LOC115189374 gene encoding zinc finger and BTB domain-containing protein 7B-like isoform X1 yields the protein MTQTPHRLQSTVPLSAMKTGKVAMSPGEDGLIGIPFPEHSSEILFRLNAQRRAGLLCDLTLTSRGARYPTHRSVMAAVSLYFRGLFGAEEGAEAGGEAGGGGGFSVCQLDCVAPDALDALLEFAYTATLTIRSSGMRDVLRGAQLLGIQCVVDACRDILGETAGEVEWETGEERVQAERERRVERGMKKGSRRKIDRRRVTKVESSHHQPLPHRPNINTHQHPSTPPPHPSPVQDGAHSHPSTRPPSPEQDEHPPTTGQNGERKQGRDAGRGSTAVNGGVHWPQERLLAPHPPLPLSDDRLSEDEEEMEGVGNGGVPSFTSVPLAEQGVATGAGGGGRKRKSQTPQQCPVCQKIIHGAGKLPRHMRTHTGEKPFECSTCGVRFTRNDKLKIHMRKHTGERPYPCPHCPARFLHSYDLKNHLSLHSGARPFECPLCHKAFAREDHLQRHRKGLSCLEVRTRARPRRGPGADHGEEGRKARGGGRGYSPDQLDPLENLALQPHASAFHPRAGMVGLGDGAGAGGQMVFQEEADREQAIALLGPHRLPYPGLLWRGLELGVRGVEGEEAGGGHSPALQHARWEEEAEEEAEEDEEDE from the exons GTGGCGATGTCTCCAGGAGAGGACGGTCTGATCGGGATTCCCTTCCCAGAGCACAGCAGCGAGATCCTGTTCCGCCTCAACGCCCAGCGCAGGGCGGGGCTACTCTGTGACCTCACCCTGACCTCGCGCGGTGCCCGCTACCCCACCCACCGCTCCGTCATGGCTGCCGTCAGCCTCTACTTCCGCGGGCTGTTTGGGGCGGAGGAGGGGGCGGAGGCAGGGGGTGAggcggggggaggaggagggttcaGTGTGTGCCAGCTGGACTGTGTAGCGCCCGATGCCCTGGATGCCCTGCTGGAGTTTGCCTACACGGCCACCCTGACCATCCGCAGCTCTGGCATGAGAGACGTGTTGAGAGGAGCTCAGTTACTGGGGATCCAGTGTGTGGTTGATGCCTGTAGAGACATCCTGGGGGAGACGGCGGGGGAGGTAGAGTgggagacgggggaggagagggtacaggcggagagggagagaagggtggagagggggatgaagaaAGGCTCCCGGAGGAAGATAGACAGACGGAGAGTCACCAAGGTGGAGTCATCGCACCACCAGCCACTGCCTCATCGCCCCAACATCAACACACACCagcacccctccactcctcctccacaCCCCTCACCTGTTCAAGACGGGGCCCACTCTCATCCCTCCACCCGACCCCCCAGCCCTGAGCAGGATGAACACCCCCCCACCACGGGACAGAACGGGGAGCGGAAGCAGGGCAGGGATGCAGGGAGGGGGAGTACAGCAGTCAACGGAGGGGTGCACTGGCCTCAGGAGCGCCTCCtcgccccccacccccctctccccctctcagacGACAGGCTGTCAGAAGacgaggaggagatggagggagtgggGAACGGTGGGGTGCCCAGCTTTACTTCCGTCCCCCTGGCAGAGCAAGGGGTGGCCACGGGGGcaggaggagggggtaggaagAGGAAGTCTCAGACCCCCCAGCAGTGTCCTGTCTGTCAGAAGATCATCCACGGAGCAGGGAAGCTACCCAGACACATGAGAACACACACCGGGGAGAAACCATTCGAGTGCTCTACCTGCGGGGTCCGCTTTACCAG GAATGACAAGTTGAAGATCCACATGCGTAAACACACAGGGGAGCGTCCGTACCCTTGCCCCCACTGCCCCGCCCGCTTCCTGCATTCCTACGACCTGAAGAACCACCTGTCTCTCCATAGCGGGGCGCGCCCCTTTGAGTGCCCGCTCTGCCACAAGGCCTTTGCCCGCGAGGACCACCTCCAGCGCCACCGCAAGGGCCTCAGCTGCCTGGAGGTCCGTACCCGGGCACGGCCGAGGCGCGGGCCTGGGGCTGACCACGGGGAAGAGGGCAGAAAGgctagaggaggaggaagagggtatTCTCCAGACCAACTCGACCCGCTGGAGAATCTGGCCCTGCAGCCCCACGCCTCAGCATTCCACCCCCGTGCTGGGATGGTTGGCctgggggatggggctggggctggaggtCAAATGGTGTTCCAGGAGGAGGCTGACAGGGAGCAAGCTATAGCCCTCCTAGGGCCTCACAGGTTACCCTACCCTGGTCTGCTGTGGAGAGGCCTGGAGCTGGGggtgagaggggtggagggggaggaggctgGCGGGGGCCACTCTCCTGCACTTCAGCATGCAAGAtgggaggaggaggcagaggaggaggcagaggaggatgaggaggacgagtga
- the LOC115189400 gene encoding NADH dehydrogenase [ubiquinone] flavoprotein 1, mitochondrial-like has translation MAGRMLALRRMLGSTGAHSAAAQQCVSPHLAQRYSTAAKQQENPKKTTFGPLSDQDRIFTNLYGRHDWSLTGALRRGDWYKTKEILLKGTDWILNEVKVSGLRGRGGAGFPTGMKWGFMNKPSNGRPKYLVVNADEGEPGTCKDREIMRHDPHKLVEGCLVAGRAMGAHAAYIYIRGEFYNESSNTQVAINEAYAAGLIGKNACGSGYDFDVFVMRGAGAYICGEETALIESLEGKQGKPRLKPPFPADIGVFGCPTTVANVETVAVAPAICRRGGAWFASFGRERNAGTKLFNISGHVNTPCTVEEEMSIPLRELIDRHAGGVRGGWNNLLGVIPGGSSTPIIPRSVCDDVMMDFDDLVRAESALGTAAVIVMDKSTDVIRAIARLVEFYKHESCGQCTPCREGVDWMDKMMWRFVRGDAANSEIDMIWELSKQIEGHTICALGDGAAWPVQGLVRHFRPVMESRISEYHKKNPAREADIEMI, from the exons ATGGCAGGAAG GATGCTGGCGCTACGCCGGATGCTGGGGAGCACAGGTGCGCACTCAGCCGCGGCGCAGCAGTGCGTCTCGCCTCATCTGGCCCAGCGCTACAGCACCGCAGCAAAGCAACAG GAGAATCCAAAGAAGACTACATTTGGGCCCTTGAGTGATCAAGACCGGATTTTCACAAACTTGTATGGCCGTCATGACTGGAG TCTAACGGGTGCTCTGCGTCGGGGTGACTGGTATAAGACTAAAGAGATCCTCCTGAAGGGGACCGACTGGATCCTGAATGAGGTCAAGGTGTCTGgtctgagagggagaggaggagctggcTTCCCCACCGGCATGAAGTGGGGCTTCATGAACAAACCCAGCAACGGCag ACCTAAGTACCTGGTAGTGAATGCAGATGAAGGAGAGCCAGGGACGTGTAAGGACAGAGAGATCATGCGTCACGACCCTCACAAGCTGGTGGAGGGCTGCCTGGTGGCTGGGAGGGCCATGGGAGCCCACGCCGCTTACATCTACATCAGAGGAGAGTTCTACAACGAGTCCTCCAATACACAG GTGGCGATAAACGAGGCGTATGCAGCAGGGTTGATAGGTAAGAACGCGTGTGGCTCTGGGTACGACTTTGATGTGTTTGTGATGCGGGGGGCAGGAGCCTACATCTGTGGGGAGGAGACGGCCCTCATCGAGTCCCTGGAGGGCAAGCAGGGGAAACCCAGACTCAAACCACCCTTCCCCGCTGACATAG GGGTGTTCGGATGCCCAACAACGGTTGCTAATGTGGAGACGGTTGCCGTGGCGCCTGCTATCTGTCGTCGAGGTGGAGCGTGGTTTGCGAGCTTTGGGAGAGAGAGGAATGCTGGGACAAAGCTGTTCAACATCTCTGGTCACGTAAACACTCCGTGCACAGTAGAGGAAGAGATGTCCATTCCTCTCAGAGAACTCATAGACAGACACgcag GAGGTGTGAGGGGCGGCTGGAACAACCTACTGGGAGTGATCCCTGGAGGCTCCTCGACACCCATTATCCCTCGCTCTGTGTGTGATGATGTCATGATGGATTTTGATGACCTCGTCCGTGCTGAGTCCGCTCTGGGCACCGCCGCCGTCATCGTCATGGACAAATCT ACTGATGTAATCAGAGCCATCGCCCGTCTGGTTGAGTTCTATAAACATGAGAGCTGTGGGCAGTGCACCCCCTGCAGGGAAG GAGTGGACTGGATGGATAAGATGATGTGGCGGTTTGTGCGTGGCGACGCAGCCAACTCAGAGATTGATATGATCTGGGAGCTGAGTAAACAGATCGAGGGTCATACCATCTGTGCCCTGGGGGACGGGGCTGCATGGCctgtacag GGTCTGGTTCGCCACTTCCGCCCGGTTATGGAGAGCCGCATCTCGGAGTACCACAAGAAGAACCCTGCCAGGGAGGCTGACATTGAGATGATCTGA